A window of Pomacea canaliculata isolate SZHN2017 linkage group LG3, ASM307304v1, whole genome shotgun sequence contains these coding sequences:
- the LOC112560419 gene encoding multiple epidermal growth factor-like domains protein 6, whose translation MVAMQSYLHLTRPALVIVSFSVCLTSAVQVQCGNGTFMDDNLCRPCGFCLGETDGTTEACDPSTGACAHGCVQGYTEPLCLNKCGACIGGNDQCANGVCTVGCEQGFTGPSCNIPCTAGTFGENCEQACGHCEGGNTTCDTIVGACKEGCEDGWSGLFCNIQCPNGRWGPNCDKKCGNCDRMDNCNKATGGCKGQCKKGWRNFDCTEPCPRGYHGKNCLIKCKGCKKGCTCHPVTGVCETECRRPGFDNMGVEAIDDRPAAFAASEIIWSDGKSHERTATPRMLETPPSSSASRSRPGSCSCGWRLHHKKVTSKRLKPFPHLLFLYHFVICIIIS comes from the exons ATGGTTGCCATGCAGTCCTATCTTCACCTCACGCGACCTGCACTGGTCATAGTGAGCTTCTCTGTCTGCCTTACGAGTGCA GTACAGGTACAGTGTGGTAATGGGACATTTATGGACGACAACCTGTGTCGCCCATGCGGCTTCTGCTTGGGAGAGACAGATGGTACAACCGAGGCCTGTGACCCCAGCaccggcgcatgcgcacatggCTGTGTCCAGGGCTACACGGAGCCGTTGTGTCTGAACAAATGCGGTGCTTGTATTGGTGGAAATGA CCAGTGCGCCAATGGAGTCTGCACTGTCGGGTGTGAGCAGGGGTTCACGGGGCCGTCCTGCAACATTCCCTGTACAGCCGGAACATTTGGGGAAAACTGCGAGCAAGCGTGTGGACACTGTGAAG GTGGCAACACCACGTGCGACACTATAGTAGGAGCGTGCAAAGAAGGTTGCGAGGATGGGTGGTCAGGACTGTTCTGCAACATCCAGTGTCCCAACGGCCGGTGGGGCCCGAACTGCGACAAGAAGTGCGGCAACTGCGACAGGATGGATAACTGCAACAAGGCAACCG GTGGATGTAAGGGACAGTGCAAGAAGGGATGGAGGAACTTTGACTGCACTGAGCCGTGTCCTCGAGGCTACCACGGCAAGAACTGTCTCATCAAGTGCAAAGGCTGCAAGAAAGGCTGCACGTGCCACCCGGTCACCGGTGTGTGCGAGACCGAGTGCAGAAG ACCTGGATTTGACAACATGGGGGTagaggccatcgacgacagacCAGCGGCGTTTGCTGCGTCAGAGATCATATGGTCAGATGGCAAGTCTCACGAGAGGACAGCGACACCGAGAATGCTAGAGACGCCACCCTCATCATCAGCCTCTCGCTCTCGTCCTGGCAGTTGCAGCTGTGGTTGGCGTCTTCATCACAAAAAAGTGACTTCTAAACGTCTAAAGCCCTTCCCTCATCTCCTCTTCCTTTATCACTTCGtcatctgtattattattagttag